The following DNA comes from Hordeum vulgare subsp. vulgare chromosome 3H, MorexV3_pseudomolecules_assembly, whole genome shotgun sequence.
TGCCCACTCGACCTAGTGGCTGATCACTCATACTCAAATTGCACATCCACATGCACATACTTTCTCATGAGACAAACTATAAATGAGGTGAAGGTTGCTAACATCTTGCGCTCTTCGCGTGTTTTTGCCTCAGAAAGAACACCATGAATGACAAGTTTCTTGAGATTTGGACACCTTTCAATCATTCCAAACACCCAGGGTCCAAAGTGCTCACTTATTACTGTCCAACCAAGTTCCAGAACCGAAACATTCTCCAGTGGTGACAATCCATGCAGTAGTCCATCTCGTAATTCATAACTTAGTGAAAGATGCCTTAGAAGGGGAAATGCAACAGCAACAGTCTCCAAGTCCACaatctcatcatcatcatcaaacgCAACACCCCAGAAACGTAGCATCCGCAAGTTGCATGCTCTACATATCATATTGTAGAACTTTGGCCAAACTATCATAAAGTTACTCACATCCACAACCTCCAGATGATCGGTACTCTCCCCGATATCCAAATGTGTAACACTCACATCATCAATCTTGAGATGCTTTAGTGTACCCTTCCCAGAGAGCTCAAACAAATCAAGGTTCAAAGCATTCAGGTGCAGGACCTCCAGATTATCTGCATCGAGTATGATCTTGTCCACACCAACTGTTTTTACAAAGATGCTTTTCAAGGTATGGCTTGTCAATTCCATTGTGGACTGCGAATCAGACGTGACAATCTCAAGGACATCAAGTGCCAGTGACTCAATCTTCGGGCAAGCAGCAACTAGAAGGCTCAAATCCAGGGCAGAAATGCTCACGTGCCTCAAATAAAGGGATTTAAGACAAGTGAACCTCTGGTAGCTTGGTTCAACACCGGTGATTGTGTTATGGTCCAAATCCAACACCTCCAGCTTCTGTCTCCCACACTTCTCCAGTATGTTTACATTAGGGTTGGTTTGGATGTTGTAATACAAGCACCGGAGTGTCTCCCTGGTATACATTAGCCATGCAATCACAGGTGCTGCAGAGAACTCATGTGTGTTATCTATATGAATAGAGAGGCACTGCAGTCCCATCGTCTGAAATATAGTCTGTGTGATGATGATCTCAAGTTGACGTGTGGTCATGTCCCGAGGGAAGTCGTCTGAATTGAAGGACAGTGAATGGAGATGCTTCCTGCAGGCCTCCCGCCACTTCCGGCAAACCGCAGAGGAAACCATGACATCTCGTGCAGCACTAAGATGTGCAAGAATGTTGCCAATAACTTCGACCGGGAGATGCTCCATAATTTGCAGCCAAGTGATGCCCAATTTTATCAGCAAAAATGTAATGCAGAACTTGCCCAATCACAGCCAACACACGTGTAGTACTCAACGTAATTCACGGGGCTGCAAACATTTCAGGATGTGCGATCGTCAATAGAAACCCTATGAATCATAAATTTCGATCCAATCACCCTCCTTCCCTGTGAAACAGCAATAGTAGGCAGTGATTAGCGCGGGGCGGATCTAGATGGCACACCCAAAAATTATGGGGGTAAGTGGGGTTTAACAGATCACTGGATGAAAAGATGCTCATACCTCAAACCCAATCGCCAAAGATTGTGGACGCAGTAGAGGTGGCAGGAACTCGATGAGGAAAAACAGGAACGACGACGCCAATGAGAACGGCACTGCGGCGGTAGATTTTAGGGCTTGTTTGATGGACGAAACACGCCCGAGCCTTGTTTGATTGACACCCTGGCCCAGGCAATCCGATCCAGGCTTGGGCACCAGGCGCAGTCTTTCCTCCCCTGATGACCGGATCTTTCGCCTCCTCCCTCCAGAACCGGCAGCCCGCGGGTtccgcggcctcctcctcctcccacccgCTGGAATCAGTCGACCGCCGCCCCGCGCGCCGTAATGGAtttggcgccgccgccgcccgtggaAGGGGTCCGCGACCCCAACCAGCGGCAACGGCGGGCTTGGAACTCCCCCGGCGCGGACGAGGGCGACGATCAGCGGGATCTCGGGGCGCGTTCCGCACGCTCCTGGATGCCGCCGCCGGGATCTCGTTGTCCGCGCGATGCGACTGAAGGTGGCCGTAGGGTCTCttcctgtttttttttccttcttcctaTCTCTTTTCCGCTATAGCAAACCGATGGTGTGGCTGTTGATGGAAGCGTATCTCACGGAATTACGTTTGCTCTTTTCCAAAAACGAGTTCC
Coding sequences within:
- the LOC123444839 gene encoding F-box/LRR-repeat protein At1g67190, which codes for MEHLPVEVIGNILAHLSAARDVMVSSAVCRKWREACRKHLHSLSFNSDDFPRDMTTRQLEIIITQTIFQTMGLQCLSIHIDNTHEFSAAPVIAWLMYTRETLRCLYYNIQTNPNVNILEKCGRQKLEVLDLDHNTITGVEPSYQRFTCLKSLYLRHVSISALDLSLLVAACPKIESLALDVLEIVTSDSQSTMELTSHTLKSIFVKTVGVDKIILDADNLEVLHLNALNLDLFELSGKGTLKHLKIDDVSVTHLDIGESTDHLEVVDVSNFMIVWPKFYNMICRACNLRMLRFWGVAFDDDDEIVDLETVAVAFPLLRHLSLSYELRDGLLHGLSPLENVSVLELGWTVISEHFGPWVFGMIERCPNLKKLVIHGVLSEAKTREERKMLATFTSFIVCLMRKYVHVDVQFEYE